The following nucleotide sequence is from Salinispirillum sp. LH 10-3-1.
CAGCGTGTGGCGATTGCACGGAGTCTGTGCATGAATCCTCGCGTTATGCTGTTTGATGAGCCGACGTCGGCACTTGATCCAGAAATGATCAAGGAAGTACTGGACGTAATGGTGGAATTGGCGAACGAAGGCATGACCATGCTGTGTGTAACGCACGAGATGGGCTTCGCGAAGAAAGTTGCCGACCGGGTTATCTTTATGGATGCCGGAGAGGTGGTGGAAGAGAATGAACCGCATGAGTTCTTCAACAATCCGCAGCACGAGCGTACCAAGTTGTTTTTGAGCCAGATACTGGGTCATTAATCTCGGGACATACCCATAAAAAAAGCCACTCAATGAGTGGCTTTTCTATTTGTACTATCTGTCTGACCTGCCATTCAATCCATCGATGGCTTCAGCCAAACGCCCGGTTTTTATTGTCTTTGTCGTTGGCGGTTGTGCGAATTTTTTCAGTAAGATTAGATTTTCCAGAACGGCTTACGCACTTCCTTCATTACGTCATACTTAGTCATACCGATGTCACGCAACAGGTAATCAGGCATGTTCATCAGCGCGCGACGCTGCTGGTGACGGCTCCACATGCGCTTGAGGCTTTTTACTGCCTGACGGCCTTGTGGGTATTCAGGGATCTGGATCATCGTTTGAGCTTGTGCAGTCATGGTATTTCTCCTTACCGGGATGTTGACTAACAGGGTTTCTTTAGGTGTGTATATTTTCACCATAATCCCTTATGCTCACAAACGATTGTTTTTTTTCGATACTTAAGTGGTGCTTATGTGAAAGTGAAGTTTCCCCCTCTGCATACGCTGCGGTGCTTCTGGGTAGTCAGCCAAACGGGGAGTTTTAAGGCTGCGGCGGAAGACCTACATATTACGCAGGCTGCGGTGAGTCAGCAAATCCGACAGCTGGAAGAGTGGCTGGGTTTTCAGTTGTTTGACAGAGGCCATCGTCAAATTGAAATAAATGCTACGGGTAAGCAATTATTGCCTTACGTTCAAAAGGGCTTTGACAGTTTGGCAGAAGGCTTACAGCGCCTGAGCGGTGACCCCTCGCCGAACGTTTTGCACCTCTCAGTGTTGCCGTCTTTTGCCAGTGCTTGGCTGTTGCCGCGTGTGCCACAGTTCCAAGAGCAGCATCCGGACATTTATCTGCAAATCGATATGGACCGCGATCAGCCGTTCAATAACGACGGTAAGAATGACATGGGGATACGTTACGGTATTGATGATTTCGTCGGCTTGCATACGCATTGGTTGAGCTATGACACCATCTTTCCGGTATGCCATCCGCTGCTGTACCAAGGTGAAGAAGATGTGTGGAGTTGGTTGAAGAGGCAATACTTGTTGGCGGATCAAGATCCGATGGATTATCACTGGAACCAGTTTTTGATTTCGCATGACCAAGAGCCGTCGGATTATAGGCGGCGATTGCACGTGTCGGATACTTGGGCTTTGACGGAGATGGCGCTGGCGGGGCAGGGTGTGGCCTTGGTGCGGCGCAGTATCTGCAGTGATGCATTGGAGAAGGGGCAGTTGATTATGCCGATCAAGTCGACGTTCCAGTCGCGTTACGGGTATTTGTTGGTGGCGCCGGAGCATCATTTTAAGTGGCCGAAGGTGGTGGCCTTCAGTGAGTGGATTACACAGGGCATACAGAAGATGCCGTGGTATCGGTTGTAGTGGCTAAAGGCATGGGCTCTCGGGTTATGCCTCCGGCGCGCCCTAGCGCTTTTCATGAGTTTCCGCTATAAAGAGCGGCTGAATTTTTTTACGGGATGATGATGAGCGAGTTTGACGATATCCGTCCTTACAACGATGCAGAAGTACCGGCGGTATTACGCCGTGTGGTCGCTGACAAAGAATTGCGGATGGCGATGATCGCCATGCTGATACCGCG
It contains:
- a CDS encoding LysR substrate-binding domain-containing protein, with product MKVKFPPLHTLRCFWVVSQTGSFKAAAEDLHITQAAVSQQIRQLEEWLGFQLFDRGHRQIEINATGKQLLPYVQKGFDSLAEGLQRLSGDPSPNVLHLSVLPSFASAWLLPRVPQFQEQHPDIYLQIDMDRDQPFNNDGKNDMGIRYGIDDFVGLHTHWLSYDTIFPVCHPLLYQGEEDVWSWLKRQYLLADQDPMDYHWNQFLISHDQEPSDYRRRLHVSDTWALTEMALAGQGVALVRRSICSDALEKGQLIMPIKSTFQSRYGYLLVAPEHHFKWPKVVAFSEWITQGIQKMPWYRL
- a CDS encoding DUF1127 domain-containing protein, with product MTAQAQTMIQIPEYPQGRQAVKSLKRMWSRHQQRRALMNMPDYLLRDIGMTKYDVMKEVRKPFWKI